GAAGTTTCTAGCCAAGATCCGCCAAATATTATTAAAGACAAGTTTGGCAATATTATTTGGAGTATCTAATCTGCTATAAGAGAGAAATCACTTTGCGATTTTTGCAGGGTGGTTTCTTTTTGTCCGCCGCTGTATCGCTAACAACACAAATAACCACTCAAAGAGTATCAGCGACGGCTTACGAAACGGCTATTTGGTTAAACGAACGCTAGATCAAATGTTGGAAAAGTAACAATCTGTTCCAAAATTATGCAGTAAGGTATAATAGGTGGTGGTGATCGGATTCGTGGTCGCCCCCACCTTTTTAAATAGATTTCCAAGCTTTATTAATTAGGATACGTATGAGGGGCAGATCAACAACCCACTCTCACTGAACCTTTATACTTATGTGGAGAATAATCCTTTGATGTATACTGACCCGACAGGACACGATAAGTTTAAAGAAATTTCATTTGCAATAAGACGTCCATATGCTGCCTTGAAAATTGGAGTGGCGAATCCTGGAAAAGGAAAAACAGATATTACCAACGTATCAATAAGATTTTCTACTAATGACCTCGGTTTTCAGGAGAATGATGCACGAGAAGGTTCACAAGTCAATGCGTTCAGACATGCTTTGTGGCAAACAATGATAACTAAAGAATTAGGAAGAACGATAGCAGTTGAAGCCGGGTTTGTGCATGAAGAAGATGGATTTGCAATCAGCGGAAAAACAGATTTTAGCAACGCCACATTCACGACGTTATCTAAAGCCGATGAGTCAATTGATTTGTTGAATAACAAAATCGGCAGATATTTGGGGGAGAAGGCGAATAGTTCAAGAAAGGAAATGTCAATTTCAGTTTTGGATTATTACCACAATACTGGGCTTTGGGTTGTACAGCAACAGTCCGATGGAACATATAAAATTATTCAAGAAAAGCTATCAGACGAGCAATATGTTACAGCAAAAGCTAGGCTAGAACAGCTAGATGATGATGGCTTTTGTGAGGAGGATAGGTAAAATAAAAATGATTAAATCTCTGAACGGCATAAGTAGTTATTTCAAGATTTGTGTTATGTTGTTATTAGTAATACTGGCATCAGTGGGATGCTCCGCCAAATCTAATCTAACTGATAAAATTATCAAGGAAATAGATGGGGAATGTGGAGAAAATGGTACTTGTACAATATCAATTAAAGAAGTAACAGATTTCGAATGGGATAGAATGGTTATTTTTCAAATAGGTAGTTCCAAGTCTGAAATTAGTAAGGCTTTAGGAATTGAATATAGCGGCCCAACCGATATGATGACAGGAATGATTTTTGTAAAAGACAATAAGATTGTACATGAAGAAATAATACCTTACTATCCTGAAAAGCCTAGTAAATTGTGGATTGTTTTGGATAAAACCCCGAAAGAACCTAATTGCATAAGTTTTATGGTTGATAACGCAGTTTTAAAAGGAATTAAGAAAAAGGATGACAATCAATTTTATTATCGAATTACCAATGAAAAGGAATAAGAACCATTTTTGCCACCGTACCACTAACCATCGTAGGGTGGTTTTCTTTTGCCTGCCGCTGTATCGCTAACAACACAAATA
Above is a genomic segment from Paenibacillus sp. HWE-109 containing:
- a CDS encoding DUF6973 domain-containing protein; translated protein: MYTDPTGHDKFKEISFAIRRPYAALKIGVANPGKGKTDITNVSIRFSTNDLGFQENDAREGSQVNAFRHALWQTMITKELGRTIAVEAGFVHEEDGFAISGKTDFSNATFTTLSKADESIDLLNNKIGRYLGEKANSSRKEMSISVLDYYHNTGLWVVQQQSDGTYKIIQEKLSDEQYVTAKARLEQLDDDGFCEEDR